A genomic window from Candidatus Bipolaricaulota bacterium includes:
- a CDS encoding ABC transporter permease, whose protein sequence is MNWMIRELRGAYAFVERNINLTKRYWGWEIVWLISSLVNSLAVTYIGAGMERISGETLDTQYIITYLLVGTLIWSYLSVIFYSISEMIAWERWEGTIEYTFMAPVSRLTHLVGTTLFAIGYGILRTLVILLIVAAFFRLDLSGANIGGAVLLLLAGSVSFVGLGILAAVLPLLYPERGAQMTNTAAAILLLISGVYYPVATLPGWLQAIASVSPATYVIEGMRGCLLRGESTGSLLPTVFTLIGAGIGVTAVGLVIFRKVERYAKRTGRLKRSG, encoded by the coding sequence ATGAACTGGATGATCCGCGAGCTGCGCGGGGCGTACGCGTTCGTCGAGCGCAACATCAACCTGACCAAGCGCTACTGGGGATGGGAGATCGTCTGGCTGATCTCCTCCCTCGTCAACTCCCTCGCCGTCACCTACATCGGAGCCGGGATGGAGCGGATCAGCGGAGAGACCTTGGATACACAATACATCATCACCTACCTCCTGGTGGGAACCCTGATCTGGTCGTACCTTTCCGTGATCTTCTACTCGATCTCGGAGATGATCGCCTGGGAGCGGTGGGAGGGGACGATCGAGTACACGTTCATGGCCCCGGTCTCCCGGCTCACCCATCTCGTGGGGACGACCCTGTTCGCCATCGGATACGGGATCCTGCGCACGCTGGTGATCCTTCTGATCGTGGCCGCGTTCTTCCGACTCGATCTTTCCGGGGCGAACATCGGGGGGGCGGTCTTGCTACTGCTCGCCGGGAGCGTCTCGTTCGTCGGGCTGGGGATCCTGGCCGCGGTTCTGCCACTCCTCTACCCAGAGAGGGGGGCGCAGATGACGAACACAGCGGCGGCGATCCTCCTTCTCATCTCTGGGGTGTACTACCCAGTCGCCACCCTGCCTGGCTGGCTGCAGGCGATCGCCTCCGTATCACCGGCCACCTACGTGATCGAGGGAATGCGGGGCTGCCTATTGCGCGGCGAGTCGACCGGGAGTCTGCTTCCCACCGTGTTCACGCTGATCGGCGCCGGGATCGGGGTGACCGCGGTCGGCCTTGTGATCTTCCGCAAGGTCGAGCGCTACGCCAAGCGGACCGGACGGCTCAAGCGGAGCGGGTGA